In Biomphalaria glabrata chromosome 11, xgBioGlab47.1, whole genome shotgun sequence, the following proteins share a genomic window:
- the LOC129928985 gene encoding keratin-associated protein 10-3-like, whose amino-acid sequence MYMCNDYLSNEYLCNEYLCNEYLCNEYMCNEYPCNEYPCNDYLCNEYLCNEYLCNEYLCNEYPCNEYPCNEYLCNDYLCNEYPCNEYLCNEYLCNEYPCNEYLCNEYLCN is encoded by the coding sequence ATGTACATGTGTAATGATTACCTGAGTAATGAGTACCTGTGTAATGAGTACCTGTGTAATGAGTACCTGTGTAATGAGTACATGTGTAATGAGTACCCGTGTAATGAGTACCCGTGTAATGATTACCTGTGTAATGAGTACCTGTGTAATGAGTACCTGTGTAATGAGTACCTGTGTAATGAGTACCCGTGTAATGAGTACCCGTGTAATGAGTACCTATGTAATGACTACCTGTGTAATGAGTACCCGTGTAATGAGTACCTGTGTAATGAGTACCTGTGTAATGAGTACCCGTGTAATGAGTACCTGTGTAATGAGTACCTGTGTAATTGA
- the LOC106066607 gene encoding uncharacterized protein LOC106066607, producing the protein MPDHVSPVNQSATLMIVALLAFGLRPSFSSCESRCEQSIPSLSKLRALWTRSFKRVGENRISFEQFLLSLVQASDYDDWNIRRLRGSILKIIGRYQDCVMACEHQFSKRDSQDIDRTRTLEALPKSTLPSAQLRLRHFLFSRTLVFSTIARQISHVTRD; encoded by the exons atGCCTGATCACGTGTCACCTGTCAACCAATCAGCAACCTTGATGATCGTGGCGCTGTTAGCCTTCGGCCTACGACCAAGCTTCAGCTCATGCGAGTCGAGATGCGAACAGTCTATTCCTTCTCTGAGTAAACTACGAGCACTGTGGACGAGATCTTTTAAACGAGTCGGAGAGAACC GGATATCGTTTGAGCAGTTCTTGTTGTCTCTCGTACAAGCCTCCGATTACGACGATTGGAATATAAGGCGACTGAGGGGATCGATACTGAAGATCATCGGTCGATACCAGGACTGCGTCATGGCCTGTGAACATCAGTTTAGCAAGAGGGACAGCCAGGACATCGACAGGACCAGGACACTGGAAGCATT GCCGAAGTCTACTCTACCAAGTGCTCAGCTCCGCCTGCGTCACTTCCTGTTCTCGCGGACTCTCGTGTTCTCTACGATTGCCAGACAAATTAGTCACGTGACTCGAGATTAG